A genomic segment from Bubalus kerabau isolate K-KA32 ecotype Philippines breed swamp buffalo chromosome 14, PCC_UOA_SB_1v2, whole genome shotgun sequence encodes:
- the THEM6 gene encoding protein THEM6 isoform X2, whose product MRLRLSGSCGAEVSAAGLMRSQAETEQVYWGQTETLLESARTWGCRPAKAGSPWRFGSRGGSVSSRLQVTPLGTGLFSVSPAKFHSLGQGSAGGSPKLEVESPGSVRVFKRQGRREGLALPEGAGATLRETRGRSCVRSTGSDRQVPLRSLGSPPCAPPAAEKAKAARAPEWDEPLRAWRGGTAARGGTSARGARRVAPSAGLARWFAPPAQRLMVPRRAGRAVKPAPPAATLRAEPAPALTALPRPEPATAAATMLELLVALLALALAYFALLDGWYLVRVPCAVLRARLLQPRVRDLLAEQSYAGRVLPSDLDLLLHMNNARYLREADVARIAHLTRCGVLEALRALGARAVLAASCARYRRSLRLFEPFEVRTRLLGWDDRAFYVEARFISLRDGFVCALLRSRQHVLGTSPERVVQHLCKRRVEPPELPADLQHWIAYNEASSQLLRAESGLHDILKEQ is encoded by the exons ATGAGGTTGCGGTTGTCAGGATCTTGCGGGGCAGAGGTGAGTGCGGCGGGGTTAATGAGGTCACAGGCTGAGACTGAACAGGTGTACTGGGGCCAGACTGAGACACTCCTTGAATCCGCCCGCACGTGGGGCTGTCGTCCTGCGAAAGCGGGGAGCCCCTGGAGGTTTGGGAGCAGAGGAGGATCGGTTTCCAGTCGTCTCCAAGTAACGCCGCTGGGGACCGGGCTATTTTCCGTTTCTCCCGCAAAATTCCACAGCCTAGGCCAGGGAAGTGCTGGAGGCTCTCCCAAATTAGAGGTGGAATCTCCGGGGTCAGTCCGAGTCTTCAAGCGCCAGGGAAGGCGCGAGGGGCTCGCGCTCCCAGAGGGGGCGGGGGCGACACTGCGGGAGACCCGGGGGCGCTCCTGCGTCCGTAGCACCGGGAGTGACCGCCAGGTGCCGCTGCGATCCCTGGGCTCGCCGCCCTGTGCCCCGCCCGCCGCGGAGAAAGCGAAAGCCGCACGCGCCCCGGAGTGGGACGAACCATTGAGAGCGTGGAGGGGGGGGACCGCGGCGAGAGGCGGTACTTCGGCCCGCGGAGCCAGGCGCGTCGCCCCCTCAGCCGGCCTCGCGAGATGGTTCGCTCCGCCCGCGCAAAGATTAATGGTTCCCAGGCGGGCCGGCCGAGCCGTGAAACCAGCGCCGCCGGCTGCAACGCTGCGCGCGGAACCGGCACCCGCGCTGACGGCTCTCCCGCGCCCGGAGCCCGCTACGGCCGCCGCCACGATGCTGGAACTGCTCGTAGCGCTGCTTGCCCTGGCCCTCGCCTACTTCGCATTGCTGGACGGCTGGTATCTCGTTCGCGTGCCGTGCGCTGTTCTGCGCGCGCGCCTGCTGCAGCCGCGCGTCCGCGACCTGCTGGCTGAGCAGAGCTATGCGGGCCGCGTCCTGCCCTCGGACTTGGACCTGCTGCTGCACATGAACAACGCGCGCTACCTGCGCGAGGCCGACGTGGCACGCATCGCGCACCTGACCCGCTGTGGTGTGCTCGAGGCGCTGCGCGCGCTCGGGGCGCGCGCAGTGCTGGCCGCTTCTTGCGCGCGCTATCGCCGCTCTCTGCGTCTGTTCGAGCCGTTCGAGGTGCGCACGCGCCTACTGGGCTGGGACGACCGAGCCTTCTACGTGGAGGCGCGCTTCATCAGCCTGCGCGACGGCTTCGTGTGCGCGCTGCTGCGCTCCCGCCAGCACGTGCTGGGCACCTCGCCAGAGCGAGTTGTTCAGCATCTGTGCAAGCGCAGG GTGGAGCCCCCGGAGCTGCCGGCCGACCTGCAGCACTGGATCGCCTACAATGAGGCCAGCAGCCAGCTGCTCCGGGCCGAGAGTGGGCTCCACGACATTCTCAAGGAGCAGTGA
- the THEM6 gene encoding protein THEM6 isoform X1, protein MRLRLSGSCGAEVSAAGLMRSQAETEQVYWGQTETLLESARTWGCRPAKAGSPWRFGSRGGSVSSRLQVTPLGTGLFSVSPAKFHSLGQGSAGGSPKLEVESPGSVRVFKRQGRREGLALPEGAGATLRETRGRSCVRSTGSDRQVPLRSLGSPPCAPPAAEKAKAARAPEWDEPLRAWRGGTAARGGTSARGARRVAPSAGLARWFAPPAQRLMVPRRAGRAVKPAPPAATLRAEPAPALTALPRPEPATAAATMLELLVALLALALAYFALLDGWYLVRVPCAVLRARLLQPRVRDLLAEQSYAGRVLPSDLDLLLHMNNARYLREADVARIAHLTRCGVLEALRALGARAVLAASCARYRRSLRLFEPFEVRTRLLGWDDRAFYVEARFISLRDGFVCALLRSRQHVLGTSPERVVQHLCKRRMEKGGPQHLPGAQGPSPRPALPGTVGPAAAAWQRGPGDVAAVLVARAGSCCRQVPNAWAPACQSQGLLDSLVPSGRALPSLALDRLRRGRQPHLGHGEGMHDIFLLYQRWGNRLREAMQTALGYTAGQRPSLLLFCLFESGTPPETLDPTHLTATEMLCVSLHCQETGRGEPSRL, encoded by the exons ATGAGGTTGCGGTTGTCAGGATCTTGCGGGGCAGAGGTGAGTGCGGCGGGGTTAATGAGGTCACAGGCTGAGACTGAACAGGTGTACTGGGGCCAGACTGAGACACTCCTTGAATCCGCCCGCACGTGGGGCTGTCGTCCTGCGAAAGCGGGGAGCCCCTGGAGGTTTGGGAGCAGAGGAGGATCGGTTTCCAGTCGTCTCCAAGTAACGCCGCTGGGGACCGGGCTATTTTCCGTTTCTCCCGCAAAATTCCACAGCCTAGGCCAGGGAAGTGCTGGAGGCTCTCCCAAATTAGAGGTGGAATCTCCGGGGTCAGTCCGAGTCTTCAAGCGCCAGGGAAGGCGCGAGGGGCTCGCGCTCCCAGAGGGGGCGGGGGCGACACTGCGGGAGACCCGGGGGCGCTCCTGCGTCCGTAGCACCGGGAGTGACCGCCAGGTGCCGCTGCGATCCCTGGGCTCGCCGCCCTGTGCCCCGCCCGCCGCGGAGAAAGCGAAAGCCGCACGCGCCCCGGAGTGGGACGAACCATTGAGAGCGTGGAGGGGGGGGACCGCGGCGAGAGGCGGTACTTCGGCCCGCGGAGCCAGGCGCGTCGCCCCCTCAGCCGGCCTCGCGAGATGGTTCGCTCCGCCCGCGCAAAGATTAATGGTTCCCAGGCGGGCCGGCCGAGCCGTGAAACCAGCGCCGCCGGCTGCAACGCTGCGCGCGGAACCGGCACCCGCGCTGACGGCTCTCCCGCGCCCGGAGCCCGCTACGGCCGCCGCCACGATGCTGGAACTGCTCGTAGCGCTGCTTGCCCTGGCCCTCGCCTACTTCGCATTGCTGGACGGCTGGTATCTCGTTCGCGTGCCGTGCGCTGTTCTGCGCGCGCGCCTGCTGCAGCCGCGCGTCCGCGACCTGCTGGCTGAGCAGAGCTATGCGGGCCGCGTCCTGCCCTCGGACTTGGACCTGCTGCTGCACATGAACAACGCGCGCTACCTGCGCGAGGCCGACGTGGCACGCATCGCGCACCTGACCCGCTGTGGTGTGCTCGAGGCGCTGCGCGCGCTCGGGGCGCGCGCAGTGCTGGCCGCTTCTTGCGCGCGCTATCGCCGCTCTCTGCGTCTGTTCGAGCCGTTCGAGGTGCGCACGCGCCTACTGGGCTGGGACGACCGAGCCTTCTACGTGGAGGCGCGCTTCATCAGCCTGCGCGACGGCTTCGTGTGCGCGCTGCTGCGCTCCCGCCAGCACGTGCTGGGCACCTCGCCAGAGCGAGTTGTTCAGCATCTGTGCAAGCGCAGG ATGGAGAAAGGAGGGCCGCAGCACCTGCCTGGGGCTCaaggcccctcccccaggcctgctCTTCCCGGCACAGTCGGGCCTGCAGCTGCGGCATGGCAACGGGGCCCTGGGGACGTTGCTGCGGTGCTGGTTGCCAGGGCAGGCTCCTGCTGCAGACAGGTGCCTAATGCTTGGGCACCTGCATGCCAAAGCCAGGGCCTGCTGGACAGCTTGGTGCCCTCAGGCAGGGCGCTGCCCTCTCTGGCCCTGGACAGGCTCAGAAGAGGTAGACAGCCTCACCTTGGTCATGGTGAGGGCATGCATGATATATTTCTATTATATCAGAGGtggggaaacaggctcagagaggcgaTGCAAACTGCTTTAGGCTACACAGCAGGCCAGAGGCCCAGCCTTCtgcttttctgtctctttgaGTCAGGGACACCCCCAGAGACCCTGGATCCCACCCACCTCACAGCCACAGAGATGCTGTGTGTGTCCCTGCATTGTCAGGAGACCGGGAGGGGAGAGCCATCGAGGCTTTAA
- the PSCA gene encoding LOW QUALITY PROTEIN: prostate stem cell antigen (The sequence of the model RefSeq protein was modified relative to this genomic sequence to represent the inferred CDS: inserted 1 base in 1 codon) → MKALLLPLLAANLALQPGTALHCYSCQDQGNNEGCQRVQNCXNQCWTERVKGIGMTVISKGCSLHCVEDSGNSFGSKKNVACCSTDLCNASGAQALQPAGVTRVLLGAPSRLLLWGWAQL, encoded by the exons ATGAaggctctcctcctccccctgctcGCTGCTAACTTGGCCTTGCAGCCGG GCACCGCCCTCCATTGTTACTCCTGCCAGGACCAGGGCAACAACGAGGGCTGCCAGCGTGTGCAGAACT AGAACCAGTGCTGGACCGAGCGTGTCA aaGGCATCGGTATGACCGTCATCAGCAAAGGCTGCAGCTTGCACTGTGTGGAGGACTCAGGGAATTCCTTCGGGAGCAAGAAAAACGTCGCGTGCTGCTCCACCGACCTGTGCAACGCCAGCGGGGCCCAGGCCCTGCAGCCGGCCGGCGTCACCCGGGTGCTGCTCGGTGCTCCTAGCCgtctgctgctctggggctgggcCCAGCTGTAG